One Coffea arabica cultivar ET-39 chromosome 5e, Coffea Arabica ET-39 HiFi, whole genome shotgun sequence DNA segment encodes these proteins:
- the LOC113690399 gene encoding formin-like protein 5, which produces MGVRGGLGVIASLVLLLVLIATCLGSKKAAPESSLASLVNLMERNQDVAELLMANCRLELMRANEAVEESSEVIVNGRSLAKSDAQKFLTVLNPKVERTLLECLRKKDLVFLESGEEKDSKNWYIRYLDFIYTRPGASRGRRLIQSFGEAPAPSPALPSPAPAPSIPVVPKPQLSTSPPSPPFFPPDSSNSNLHRTPSAKPSLGPSSSSDVQANKQHGTSKTVVIAVAVTAAATFVISAVLFLCCRRFCRRGSGVGKNDERPLLNLSLSDYSVASPNKSFTLSSSINNEKPSNQSFYNSNHKMTGDFNMDSHLQTDSKIEIPLGTAAGGGITLAENSSQILGRSEPTGLPPLKPPPGRANSLGLPTGPGKAPPPLPAPSAPPPPPLRPGGPRPPAPAPPPPPTIPSPTRNGPRPPPPPPPGGSGAPPRPPPLGLKPTRPPLGSSNLSTSANVEDADAPKAKLKPFFWDKVLANPDHSMVWHQIKSGSFQFNEEMIESLFGYAPAERNRNQRKESAAQDAANQYIQIIDPKKSQNLSILLKALNVTTEEVCDALQEGNELPSELIQTLLKMAPTTDEELKLRLYSGDLSRLGPAERFLKVLVDIPCAFKRLESLLFMCILQEEASLVKESFATLEAACTELRKSRLFLKLLEAVLKTGNRMNDGTFRGGAQAFRLDTLLKLSDVKGIDGKTTLLHFVVQEIIRSEGVRAARAAREMRSMSSIKSDDLIEVSSHDTEEQFRSMGLQVVANLGNELENVKRAAILDADSLTGTVAKLGHALIKARDFLNAEMKNVDEENGFRQTLESFVQNAEVDIMWLLEEEKRIMALVKSTGDYFHGNAGKDEGLRLFVIVRDFLIILDKVCKEVKSAPKNLNKPRRSEDATSASSDPRQNSVPDPRQRLFPAIAERRMDSSSSDDETS; this is translated from the exons GCTGAGCTGTTGATGGCAAACTGTAGGTTGGAGTTGATGCGTGCCAATGAAGCTGTTGAAGAGTCGAGTGAAGTTATTGTGAATGGTAGGTCATTAGCCAAATCAGATGCACAGAAATTTCTTACGGTGTTAAATCCCAAGGTTGAGAGGACTCTTTTGGAATGTTTAAGGAAGAAAGATCTCGTGTTCCTTGAATCTGGAGAAGAGAAAGATTCAAAGAATTGGTACATTAGGTATCTGGATTTCATATACACCAGACCTGGTGCTTCTAGAGGACGGAGATTGATTCAGAGCTTTGGAGAAGCTCCTGCCCCGTCCCCTGCACTGCCATCACCTGCTCCAGCTCCTTCAATACCTGTAGTTCCCAAACCGCAGCTAAGTACTAGCCCCCCATCACCTCCATTCTTCCCACCAGATTCTAGCAATTCAAACTTACATCGTACTCCCAGTGCAAAGCCTTCTTTAGGCCCAAGTTCTTCTTCTGATGTACAGGCAAATAAGCAACATGGTACCAGCAAAACAGTTGTCATAGCTGTTGCTGTGACTGCAGCAGCAACATTTGTTATTTCTGCAGTGCTCTTTTTATGCTGTCGTAGATTTTGCAGGAGAGGCTCTGGAGTTGGAAAAAATGATGAGAGGCCTCTTCTCAATTTAAGCTTAAGTGACTACTCCGTCG CCTCTCCAAACAAGTCATTCACTTTAAGTTCTTCAATAAATAATGAGAAGCCTTCTAATCAGTCATTCTACAACTCAAATCATAAGATGACTGGTGATTTCAACATGGACTCTCATTTGCAGACTGATTCAAAAATTGAGATTCCACTTGGAACTGCTGCCGGAGGTGGAATTACATTAGCTGAGAATTCTTCGCAGATACTTGGGAGATCAGAACCAACTGGTTTACCTCCCCTGAAGCCTCCCCCTGGTAGGGCAAATTCTCTTGGACTTCCTACTGGTCCTGGTAAAGCACCTCCTCCCCTTCCTGCACCATCAGCTCCGCCGCCTCCACCTCTAAGACCTGGTGGCCCACGTCCTCCTGCCCCAGCTCCACCTCCTCCACCTACTATACCTTCTCCTACTAGGAATGGCCCTCGtccacctccaccaccaccaccaggtGGTAGTGGGGCACCACCTCGGCCCCCACCCTTAGGTCTAAAGCCTACTCGTCCACCTCTTGGATCGAGTAATTTGTCAACTTCTGCCAATGTTGAAGATGCTGATGCTCCTAAAGCTAAGCTGAAGCCTTTCTTCTGGGATAAGGTTCTGGCTAACCCTGACCATTCTATGGTCTGGCACCAAATCAAATCGGGATCATTCCA gtttaatgaagAGATGATAGAGTCTTTATTTGGTTATGCTCCTGCTGAAAGAAACAGGAATCAGCGCAAGGAGTCTGCAGCCCAAGATGCTGCAAACCAATATATCCAAATTATTGATCCCAAAAAATCTCAGAACCTTTCAATCCTTCTTAAAGCATTAAATGTGACAACAGAAGAAGTTTGTGATGCACTTCAAGAAG GAAATGAACTTCCTTCTGAACTCATTCAAACATTGCTAAAGATGGCACCGACAACTGATGAAGAACTGAAGTTGAGATTATATAGTGGTGACCTTTCTCGTCTTGGGCCTGCTGAGCGCTTCCTTAAAGTTTTGGTGGATATACCATGTGCTTTTAAAAGATTAGAATCATTACTGTTTATGTGTATTCTTCAAGAGGAGGCATCTCTGGTAAAAGAGTCCTTTGCAACCTTGGAG GCTGCTTGCACGGAACTCCGGAAAAGTAGATTGTTTCTTAAGCTCCTTGAGGCTGTTCTTAAGACTGGAAATCGCATGAATGATGGCACATTTCGTGGTGGTGCACAGGCATTCAGACTCGACACACTTTTGAAATTGTCAGATGTGAAAGGAATTGATGGGAAAACTACACTTTTGCACTTTGTTGTTCAGGAGATAATTCGTTCAGAAGGTGTACGAGCTGCCCGTGCAGCTAGAGAGATGCGGAGCATGTCCAGCATTAAGTCTGATGATCTAATTGAGGTTTCTTCACATGATACAGAAGAGCAGTTTCGAAGTATGGGTTTGCAGGTGGTGGCAAATTTAGGAAATGAACTTGAAAATGTCAAAAGAGCTGCAATTCTGGATGCTGATAGCTTAACTGGAACAGTTGCTAAACTTGGTCACGCTCTAATTAAAGCCCGAGATTTCTTAAATGCAGAAATGAAGAACGTGGATGAAGAAAATGGGTTTCGTCAAACACTGGAAAGCTTTGTGCAGAATGCTGAGGTCGACATCATGTGGTTGCTTGAGGAAGAGAAGAGAATCATGGCTTTAGTAAAGAGCACTGGAGATTACTTTCATGGAAATGCCGGGAAGGATGAGGGTTTGAGATTATTTGTTATAGTAAGAGACTTCCTGATAATATTGGACAAGGTGTGCAAAGAGGTCAAAAGTGCCCCAAAAAACCTGAATAAACCTCGGAGAAGCGAAGATGCTACAAGTGCATCTTCAGACCCACGGCAAAATTCTGTCCCTGATCCTCGTCAACGGCTCTTTCCTGCTATAGCAGAGAGGCGGATGGATAGTTCTAGTTCAGATGATGAAACGTCGTAG
- the LOC113689624 gene encoding uncharacterized protein, which yields MSKPDLDNTYASLLDSWTAFAAAKRVQRLELDLSSFLKPNRSLDEIYCFPSASSLEWKALTSLVLHSVDLVEEHLLHLFSEYCPLLEKLSGLEAIEVVPALNFSCFVYKGPTINMLFTDVAQLSSVSLIGAPNNRIDFCKDSVITKFDQFPFSMSQLQMLALDLDMVVVKSYYLFPNTFPEFRNIR from the exons ATGAGTAAGCCTGATTTGGACAACACTTACGCCAGTCTTCTTGATTCATGGACTGCCTTTGCAGCAGCCAAGAGGGTTCAGAGGCTTGAGCTGGACTTGTCATCCTTTTTGAAACCTAACAGGAGTTTGGATGAGATCTACTGTTTCCCATCGGCTTCAAGTTTGGAATGGAAGGCACTGACTTCCCTAGTGCTGCATTCTGTTGATTTAGTTGAAGAACATCTCTTGCATCTCTTTTCTGAATATTGTCCATTGCTGGAGAAGTTATCT GGGTTAGAGGCTATTGAGGTTGTTCCAGCCCTCAATTTTAGCTGTTTTGTATATAAAGGACCCACGATAAACATGCTCTTCACAGACGTTGCTCAACTCTCTTCAGTTTCTCTTATAGGAGCACCTAATAACAGAATTGATTTTTGCAAGGATTCAGTAATTACCAAATTCGACCAGTTTCCCTTCTCTATGTCACAGCTTCAGATGCTTGCTTTGGATCTGGATATGGTGGTTGTCAAGAGTTATTACCTGTTTCCTAACACCTTTCCAGAGTTTAGGAATATTCGCTAA